From one Actinomycetota bacterium genomic stretch:
- a CDS encoding cupin domain-containing protein produces MKYVKNIQDAAADLDPRSLRDRVKNRDKAVLRDTYYLINPEDEGCESRRLTLGHTTIYPTGTTTGHTHDDMEEVYYVAMGKGTMVVGEDEYEIEQGDALYVPPGVFHTTKQSGNLPLIVVWVTCKIDPEER; encoded by the coding sequence ATGAAATATGTAAAAAATATTCAGGATGCAGCCGCAGACCTTGATCCCCGGTCTCTAAGAGACAGGGTCAAGAATAGGGATAAGGCAGTACTCAGAGATACTTACTATCTGATAAATCCTGAAGACGAAGGCTGTGAATCCAGGAGATTGACTTTAGGACATACCACTATCTATCCTACTGGGACTACCACTGGTCATACCCATGATGATATGGAAGAAGTTTATTATGTAGCCATGGGAAAAGGGACCATGGTTGTAGGAGAAGACGAGTATGAAATTGAGCAGGGTGACGCCCTGTATGTTCCACCAGGTGTTTTTCACACCACCAAGCAATCCGGAAATCTTCCTTTAATCGTAGTTTGGGTAACCTGCAAAATAGACCCTGAAGAAAGATAG